One Avibacterium avium genomic window carries:
- a CDS encoding 2-hydroxyacid dehydrogenase: MKIVFLDSTAIPKHIPIPRPNFEHQWVEYEHTSPEQTIERAKDADIVITSKVVFDRETMKQLPNLKLIAITATGTNNVDLEAAKELGIAVKNVTGYSSVTVPEHVLGLIFALKHSLMNWYKDQLSAKWADSKQFCYFDYPITDVKGSTLGVVGKGNLGKEIGRLAEALGMKVIYAERKGATTVREGYLPFEQVLQEADIVTLHCPLTPETTNLINAETLKLMKPTAYLINTGRGPLVDEKALAEALENGTIAAAALDVLVKEPPEKDNPLIQAATRLPNLIITPHVAWASDGAVEILVKKVTQNMEEFVATGK; the protein is encoded by the coding sequence ATGAAAATTGTTTTTCTTGATAGCACAGCCATTCCAAAACACATTCCTATTCCACGCCCTAACTTTGAACATCAATGGGTGGAATATGAGCATACTTCGCCGGAACAAACCATTGAGCGCGCGAAAGATGCGGATATTGTGATTACTAGCAAAGTCGTGTTTGATCGTGAAACAATGAAACAGCTCCCGAACTTAAAGTTAATTGCGATCACCGCCACAGGCACAAATAATGTAGATTTAGAGGCGGCAAAAGAGTTAGGCATCGCAGTGAAAAATGTTACAGGCTATTCTTCTGTTACCGTGCCTGAGCACGTTTTAGGGTTAATTTTTGCTTTAAAACATAGTTTAATGAATTGGTATAAAGATCAGCTCAGCGCCAAATGGGCAGATAGCAAACAGTTCTGCTATTTTGATTACCCGATCACCGATGTGAAAGGTTCAACCTTAGGTGTTGTGGGTAAAGGCAATCTTGGTAAAGAAATTGGCCGTTTAGCCGAAGCGCTAGGAATGAAGGTGATTTATGCGGAACGCAAAGGGGCGACAACAGTGCGTGAGGGTTATTTACCTTTTGAGCAAGTGTTGCAAGAAGCGGACATTGTTACCCTACATTGTCCTTTAACGCCTGAAACTACCAATTTGATCAACGCCGAAACATTAAAATTAATGAAGCCAACGGCATATTTAATCAACACAGGGCGCGGGCCTTTAGTCGATGAAAAAGCCTTAGCAGAAGCGTTAGAAAATGGCACAATCGCAGCCGCGGCTTTAGATGTGTTAGTGAAAGAGCCGCCTGAGAAAGATAATCCACTTATTCAAGCGGCAACGCGTTTACCAAATTTAATTATCACCCCACACGTTGCTTGGGCATCTGATGGTGCGGTGGAAATTTTAGTGAAAAAAGTAACACAAAATATGGAAGAATTTGTCGCAACGGGCAAATAA
- a CDS encoding lipoprotein-releasing ABC transporter permease subunit, with amino-acid sequence MNLPISLFIALRYWRAKSADRFGRLVTNLAMMGIVLGIMALIIVLSVMNGLENQQKKQVLSTIPHAIIMPKSGHLSREAPTPTMPAFVQRAIPINTTNVILQAPQGVSAGQVIGIQHFSDDPLLSHFQTQSFEQLLPAGEFKLVMGSQLAQKLHLQIGDKIRLMITENSQYTPFGRVPVQRLFTISDIYFSSGQNDSNAVFANLSDIGRLMRIGPQQMQGYRLFLRDPFDITELPNYFSADEWQITDWRSQKGEFFQAVKMEKNMMGLLISLIIVVAISNIITSLSLMVVDKQGEIAILQTQGLNKSQVRSLFIWQGLLVGISGTLIGTLLGVLTTLNLDSIMAWFSAENIRLPTELNLSQIVIIVAISLLFSLCSTIYPAYRAAQIEPAEALRYE; translated from the coding sequence ATGAATTTACCGATTTCTTTATTTATTGCCCTGCGTTATTGGCGAGCGAAAAGTGCGGATCGTTTTGGGCGATTAGTTACCAACCTTGCGATGATGGGGATTGTGCTGGGTATTATGGCGTTAATCATCGTGCTTTCGGTAATGAATGGTTTGGAAAATCAACAAAAAAAACAAGTGCTTTCCACCATTCCCCACGCCATAATTATGCCAAAGTCAGGCCATTTATCCCGTGAAGCACCAACACCGACAATGCCAGCTTTTGTGCAGCGCGCCATTCCGATTAACACCACTAATGTGATTTTACAAGCACCACAAGGCGTGAGTGCAGGGCAAGTGATAGGTATTCAACATTTTTCTGACGATCCTTTATTAAGCCATTTTCAAACACAATCTTTTGAACAATTATTACCCGCAGGCGAATTTAAATTGGTAATGGGATCGCAATTAGCGCAAAAATTACATTTACAAATTGGCGATAAAATCCGTTTAATGATCACGGAAAATAGCCAATACACGCCCTTTGGTCGTGTGCCTGTGCAACGCTTATTTACCATTAGCGATATTTATTTTTCTTCAGGGCAAAATGACAGCAATGCCGTATTTGCCAATCTTTCCGATATTGGTAGATTGATGCGTATTGGCCCACAGCAAATGCAAGGTTATCGCTTATTTTTACGCGATCCTTTTGATATTACCGAACTTCCTAACTATTTCAGTGCCGATGAATGGCAGATAACCGATTGGCGTAGCCAAAAAGGGGAGTTTTTCCAAGCGGTAAAAATGGAAAAAAATATGATGGGCTTGTTGATTAGCCTGATTATTGTAGTCGCCATTTCAAATATTATCACGTCGCTCAGCTTAATGGTGGTGGATAAGCAAGGGGAAATTGCCATTTTGCAAACCCAAGGGCTGAATAAATCGCAAGTACGCAGCCTGTTTATTTGGCAGGGGCTATTAGTAGGCATTAGTGGAACTTTGATCGGCACACTGCTTGGCGTGCTAACCACGTTAAATTTAGATTCCATTATGGCGTGGTTTAGTGCAGAAAATATTCGTTTGCCGACAGAATTAAATCTTTCGCAGATTGTGATTATTGTTGCGATATCCTTATTATTTTCTTTATGCTCAACGATTTATCCTGCGTACCGCGCGGCACAAATTGAGCCAGCAGAAGCCTTGCG